Proteins encoded within one genomic window of Solibaculum mannosilyticum:
- a CDS encoding DUF5711 family protein, which yields MPKPQKTTKKPSDGEHKTVAFKRKSTPMRKMVKAAVWTVVILLLVTGGLWAYSNRDNLTPDRISEWFDTHFASYGTGDGFPVDAAGSTVKQLASMGGDVAFLTDSSFELLNQTASSIVNRQHNCTTPALRVSDTRALIYDRGGSNWRVENRRRTLVDKEEEYKIIAADISENDQIVMVTQSGNGYLSEMRVYDQNFEEKQFNWSSAEGQVVDVAARPDGKGAAAVSLTVEGGQMNSLVDVLDFSSGKATPQKLEGVLLLTVEYSGGRILAVGDSQCVSLAQDGSDLKTYSYDGKYLAGYSISPNGGVALALSDHEDLRDSTLVLLDGSLQEESHQNHVGRVRALSYDENVAMLTNSSVTVIRPLDGQILGRQSTSSGAQDILLQGNTLYVQDADHLNQIDVNQMGQ from the coding sequence GTGCCAAAACCGCAGAAAACGACGAAGAAGCCGTCGGATGGAGAGCATAAGACGGTTGCTTTTAAAAGGAAGTCCACCCCCATGAGGAAGATGGTCAAGGCCGCCGTCTGGACGGTGGTGATTTTGTTGCTGGTTACGGGAGGCCTTTGGGCCTACAGCAACCGGGATAACCTGACACCCGACCGTATTTCCGAGTGGTTCGACACCCACTTTGCCTCCTATGGGACAGGGGATGGATTCCCTGTGGACGCGGCAGGCAGCACCGTCAAACAGCTCGCCTCCATGGGCGGGGACGTGGCGTTTCTCACCGACAGTTCCTTTGAACTGCTCAATCAGACGGCCAGCTCCATTGTCAACCGGCAGCACAATTGTACCACTCCAGCCCTGCGTGTCAGCGATACCCGGGCTCTGATCTACGACCGGGGCGGATCCAATTGGCGTGTGGAAAACCGCCGCCGCACCTTGGTGGATAAGGAAGAGGAGTATAAGATCATCGCCGCCGACATCAGCGAAAACGACCAGATTGTGATGGTGACCCAGTCGGGCAACGGTTATCTCTCAGAGATGCGGGTGTATGACCAGAATTTTGAAGAAAAGCAGTTCAATTGGTCGTCGGCTGAGGGACAGGTAGTGGATGTAGCCGCTCGTCCGGATGGAAAAGGAGCGGCCGCGGTATCTCTGACGGTGGAAGGCGGGCAGATGAATTCCCTTGTGGATGTACTGGATTTCAGCAGCGGCAAGGCCACCCCGCAGAAGCTGGAGGGTGTCTTGCTCCTGACAGTGGAATACAGCGGCGGCCGTATTCTGGCGGTGGGGGATAGTCAGTGTGTCAGCCTTGCACAGGATGGGTCGGATCTCAAGACCTATTCCTATGACGGCAAGTATCTGGCGGGATATAGCATCTCCCCGAACGGCGGCGTAGCCTTGGCGCTGTCCGACCACGAGGACCTGCGGGACAGCACTTTAGTGTTGCTGGACGGGTCCTTGCAGGAGGAGAGCCATCAGAATCATGTGGGACGGGTACGCGCCTTGTCCTACGATGAAAATGTGGCCATGCTGACCAATTCGTCGGTGACGGTGATCCGTCCCCTCGACGGGCAGATTTTGGGGAGACAATCCACCTCCAGCGGCGCGCAGGATATTCTGCTCCAGGGGAATACTCTTTATGTTCAAGACGCCGATCATTTAAATCAAATTGATGTCAATCAAATGGGACAATAA
- a CDS encoding CvpA family protein — MGFVLDAIVILLAVLMMWADARRGFADVLVRTVGRIAVFFLAAAGSSALAPMVFDTVFRSSLIEKVAGSLPSGLGSVGEMLQEGIEGLPGFLQPAVQGAVSSNGQLSSLLETSSSPQTAAAAIVDTLVSPVVSKIISGVLFLLMLMLGFWLVSWLARVIRPMFRLPVLHGMNCFLGGLLGLINAALLIIVLTALYYLFGTVLEIVPPPSREALDQSLIFSYLYEQNPLVYLVTAFTGG; from the coding sequence ATGGGATTTGTTTTAGATGCAATTGTAATCCTTCTGGCTGTTTTGATGATGTGGGCCGATGCCCGCCGGGGATTTGCCGATGTGCTGGTGCGTACCGTCGGCAGGATCGCCGTATTTTTTCTGGCGGCGGCAGGATCGTCGGCGTTGGCGCCCATGGTGTTTGATACGGTGTTTCGCTCGTCGCTGATAGAGAAGGTGGCGGGATCTTTGCCGTCCGGCCTGGGATCGGTGGGAGAAATGCTGCAGGAGGGCATTGAAGGTTTGCCTGGATTTTTGCAGCCTGCCGTGCAGGGGGCAGTGTCCTCCAACGGCCAGCTATCCTCTTTGCTGGAGACGTCATCCTCCCCACAGACGGCTGCAGCAGCGATTGTGGATACTTTAGTGAGCCCAGTGGTAAGTAAAATCATCAGTGGAGTGTTGTTCCTTCTCATGCTGATGCTGGGATTCTGGCTGGTATCCTGGCTGGCCCGGGTGATTCGTCCCATGTTCCGCCTGCCGGTACTCCACGGGATGAACTGTTTTTTGGGCGGCCTGTTGGGCCTAATAAACGCCGCGCTGCTGATCATTGTACTGACTGCGCTTTATTATCTGTTTGGCACGGTGCTGGAAATCGTCCCGCCGCCCAGCAGGGAGGCTTTGGATCAGTCCTTGATTTTTTCTTATCTTTACGAGCAAAATCCACTTGTTTATTTGGTGACGGCGTTTACCGGCGGATGA